In Phacochoerus africanus isolate WHEZ1 chromosome 1, ROS_Pafr_v1, whole genome shotgun sequence, the following are encoded in one genomic region:
- the LOC125112008 gene encoding glutaredoxin-1-like: protein MAQAFVNSKIQPGKVVFFIKPTCPFYRKTQDLLSQLPFKEGLLEFVNITATSDTNEIQDYLQQLTGARTVPQVFIGKECIGGCTDLESMH, encoded by the coding sequence ATGGCTCAAGCATTTGTGAACAGCAAAATCCAGCCTGGGAAGGTGGTATTTTTCATCAAGCCCACCTGCCCCTTCTACAGAAAGACCCAGGATCTCCTCAGCCAACTGCCCTTCAAAGAAGGGCTTCTGGAATTTGTCAATATCACAGCCACCAGTGACACCAACGAGATTCAAGATTATCTGCAACAGCTCACGGGAGCCAGAACGGTACCTCAGGTCTTTATCGGTAAAGAGTGTATAGGTGGATGCACTGATCTAGAAAGTATGCACTAG